Below is a genomic region from Nitrospira sp..
GAGGCCGCGGTCAAGCTCATCATGGCCAACCTCCGGGTCTCCGTGGCCATCGCATCCGAGTACCTGCACACCGGCGCCGACCATATGGATCTGATCCAGGAAGGCAACGTCGGTCTGATGCAGGCGATCAAGAAATTCGACCCATCGAAGAACGTGCGCTTCTACGCCTATGCAGCCTGGTGGTCACGAGCCTATATCCTGCGCTACCTTCTCAACACCTATCGACTCGTGAAGATCGGAACCACGCAGGATCAACGCAAGCTCTTCTACAATCTGAAGAAGGAGAAGTCGAAGCTCGAGCGGCAAGGCTTCGCACCCGACACCAAACTGCTCGCCGACCGGTTAAACGTACGGGAACGCGACGTGGTTGAAATGGATCAACGTCTGGGCAACTGGGAGTTGTCCCTCGACCAGCCGATCGGCGAAGAGCAGGACGCCACCCTGCTCGATGTCCTGCCATCTCAACAAGTCGGCCCCGATGAGCAACTCGCCCAGCATCAATTGCAGACGCTGTTCCGCGCGAAGCTGACGGAGTTCATCAAGACGCTGGATGAGCGGGACGAGGATATTCTGCGCAATCGCCTCCTCTCCGAAACTCCCCTCACGCTCGACGATCTGGGCGAGAAGTACGGCATCACAAAGGAGCGGACCAGGCAACTGGAAGCGCGCATCATTAAACGTATTCGTGACTATATCAAGAAGGACGTCAAGGATTTCGACCGCTTGCGAGTCTGATCTCAGCCCGACAGCTGTCGGACACCCGGCCGAAAGATCACCCTGGTATATTGCAATGTCAATGGGTTATGATACCCCTAGACGATGAGCATCGGACTGGAAAGAAATTCTGAATCCCCCCTTGACTTGGACTGACCTGAGGCTATCTCAACCCCCGAGTTTACGGATCAGGGCTTCTGCTCGTTGAGACGTACCCCTGTACGCCGTCGAGTTTGAACCAGTATCACAATCGTCACTCTATCAACCCGGTTCACTAATCAGCACGAGGAGGGTGTTGCACAATGAGCACAGCAGCGAAGGACAAAGAGAAGAAGGACGTTGCCAAGGGTTTTCAGCCACTGGGTGATCGGGTGTTCATCACCTACACCGAGGAATTGGAACGGACCGCCGGCGGGATTTACGTGCCGGATTCTGCCAAGGAAAAGCCGCAGCGGGGTGTGGTGCAGGCCGTGGGCAAGAAGGTCGAAAACGTCAAGGTCGGCGACCAGGTGCTCTTCGACAAGTACTCGGGCAGCAAGCTCCGGATAGAGGACGAGGAGTGTTTGATCCTGAAGGAAGAGGACATCCTCGGCATCTTCGCCAACTGACGATCATCCGTCGCACGTCTATCTGAACATACGACACTAAAGGGAGGAATCACATGGCAAAGCAACTGTTGTACAGCGAGGCAGCTCGGGCCTCCATTCTTAGGGGGGTCAACCAGCTCGCCGACGCCGTCAAGGCGACCCTCGGGCCCAAGGGCCGGAACGCCATTCTCGACAAGAAGTTCGGCGCTCCAACCATCACCAAGGACGGCGTGACCGTCGCGAAGGAAATCGAGCTCAAGAACCCCTACGAGAACATGGGTGCCCAGCTCGTCCGCGAAGTCGCGAGCAAGACCAGCGACACGGCCGGAGACGGCACCACCACGGCCACCGTGTTGGCCCAGGCCATCTATCGCGAAGGCGCCAAGAACATCACCGCCGGCGCCAATCCGATGGAGATCAAGCGCGGGATCGACAAGGCCGTCGAGGCCGTCGTCGCCGAGTTGAAGAAGCTCAGCAAGCCCTGCCAGAGCAAGACCGAGATTTCCCAGGTCGGGACCATCTCAGCCAACAACGACAAGACCATCGGCGATCTGATCGCCGAGGCGATGGAGAAGGTCGGCAAGGACGGTGTCATCACGGTCGAAGAGGCCAAGTCGATGACCACCTCGCTGGACGTGGTCGAAGGCATGCAGTTCGATCGTGGGTACATCTCCCCGTACTTCGTCACCAACGCCGAGCGGATGGAGTGCTCGGTCGAAGAGCCCCTCATCCTCATCAACGAGAAGAAAGTCAGCAGCATGAAGGATCTCCTTCCCATCCTCGAGCAGGTCGCTAAGATGGGCAAGCCGCTCGTGATCATCGCGGAAGAAGTCGAAGGCGAAGCCCTGGCGACCCTCGTCGTCAACAAGCTGCGCGGCACCTTGAACGTGGCGGCCGTGAAGG
It encodes:
- a CDS encoding co-chaperone GroES; its protein translation is MSTAAKDKEKKDVAKGFQPLGDRVFITYTEELERTAGGIYVPDSAKEKPQRGVVQAVGKKVENVKVGDQVLFDKYSGSKLRIEDEECLILKEEDILGIFAN
- a CDS encoding RNA polymerase factor sigma-32; amino-acid sequence: MKRRTRSAAETPLEPEILGPADEDSAEGATNAVVEAADRPAPQAGVDTTAVVPVTALQQYLAEVRRHPYLTKEEELQLFDEYHTHGDREAAVKLIMANLRVSVAIASEYLHTGADHMDLIQEGNVGLMQAIKKFDPSKNVRFYAYAAWWSRAYILRYLLNTYRLVKIGTTQDQRKLFYNLKKEKSKLERQGFAPDTKLLADRLNVRERDVVEMDQRLGNWELSLDQPIGEEQDATLLDVLPSQQVGPDEQLAQHQLQTLFRAKLTEFIKTLDERDEDILRNRLLSETPLTLDDLGEKYGITKERTRQLEARIIKRIRDYIKKDVKDFDRLRV
- the groL gene encoding chaperonin GroEL (60 kDa chaperone family; promotes refolding of misfolded polypeptides especially under stressful conditions; forms two stacked rings of heptamers to form a barrel-shaped 14mer; ends can be capped by GroES; misfolded proteins enter the barrel where they are refolded when GroES binds); its protein translation is MAKQLLYSEAARASILRGVNQLADAVKATLGPKGRNAILDKKFGAPTITKDGVTVAKEIELKNPYENMGAQLVREVASKTSDTAGDGTTTATVLAQAIYREGAKNITAGANPMEIKRGIDKAVEAVVAELKKLSKPCQSKTEISQVGTISANNDKTIGDLIAEAMEKVGKDGVITVEEAKSMTTSLDVVEGMQFDRGYISPYFVTNAERMECSVEEPLILINEKKVSSMKDLLPILEQVAKMGKPLVIIAEEVEGEALATLVVNKLRGTLNVAAVKAPGFGDRRKAMLEDIAILTGGQVISEDLGIKLENVKLTDLGRAKRVTIDKDNSTIVEGYGDPKKIEARVKQIKAQIDETTSDYDREKLQERLAKIVGGVAVINVGAATETEMKEKKARVEDALHATKAAVEEGIVPGGGTAYLRCIKALDSLKDIPAEQKVGLDIVRRSLEEPIRQIVANAGGEASVVVGKVREDKNSSAGYNAATDEYVDMIKAGIIDPTKVSRCALQNAASVAGLMLTTEVMITDIPEEKKEPVGGGHGHNHGMEGMY